The sequence GGAAGAGGAACTCATAAGACAGagtgataaattaataattatgttgttatttctatactcagaggtaggatcacaatagttattattatattgaatggataaatctatcacaccgttGTGAGAACCGCTTACAAGAACTAGGGATAAAACCAAAAAGGcatcttaagcctatcgattaaatctatcgattgtaactaggactatcttctagttactatttcttataactaacgcatctgcatatggatggcgagcacgaacccacgttgtcattttcaacaaattaTAATGAATCTTAAAACgctttgtttcttttatgtttacaaaacgaataataatttcatgaGAATTCAGTTATTTGACTAAAAAAAATGCAATCGATATCTATATAGGAGACGTTGCGAGCAAAACTAAACCAACCTCAATATTCAACAAACTGAGTAATGTATGATTTAAAATAGATGTGAGCACACAATATTCAATGCAACAACTAATTTCTTGTTATACTATCTAGTGTTACTAATTAGTTTCTTATGTTGTCTAggtttaatttgaaaaaaaaaattaattcctctttcttttataattaacacagcttatcgaaataaattaatgctTAAACTCATATCCAGAAGAAACTGTGGCTCACTTTTCTCAGATAGCCCGTCAATTGTACCATAGCGTACCAGGAAGAGTTAACACGATAGAATCGAATCGCACAGCTAAGATAGTAAAAGAAAAGGATAAAAAGAATACAAATAACTATCGTCTTTTTACAGGATGAAAACAGTGAAGCAGCCGATGTGGAGAATAGCTGGGCCGGTCTATTGGCAAGCATCGGTTTGCTAGTGACCAGCGTAGCCGAACTGTTGGTTTCGGGCTACAGCTGTCTGACCTTGACCCCGAAGCTCTGCGGATGTCTTCGAGCGAGCAACGTCGACGAAGTAACAAACGATGGTCGACTGAAGACCCGTAACATGGTCCATCAGTGGGTCACCGCTCAGAACCACGTGCCGAAAAGCCAGCCGATTTACGTGGTGCAGCCGATGCTACCGATGCATCCGATGATCCAGGTGAGGCCGGATCCTCTCCCACGACCCTTCGTACTTGGCTACTACGGCTCGACCTCCGGCGAACTGGAGGTAGGGATAGGTCAGTGACACGCGAGCTAGAAAGTTCAGACGACAAGCGTCGAGAGAAACTCCGAGCTCCGGGCGATCTCCGTGCCTACATTTCGGAGATGCACGAGCTCGAGGTGCAGGTGTTTCTGTGTCAGCAGGATAAAGCAAGTCAGCTTCTCTCTCGCCTCGCTTTTCGGATTCCCCTTTGAGTTCTCGAGGATGCTCCAGGCGTAATACGTGTTTGCGGTCTGAATGCCTGCTAGATTCTTGCGGTGAATAGTTGCGATTGGTTTCGACCAGGAATGCGTGCTATGTTTATTCTCTCGTTGGTGAAGTTTACTTTTGTTTGCCGAGACGTGAGATGAGATGGTTTGTTTGGTGATTAAATAAGAGATCGGAAAGGAAGTTAATGTCTGGTTGAATGATAGCGGTAGACGATATGGAACATACAGTAGAATCCCATGTAACGCGGTGCTACCGTAGAACGTGATCAAAACATTGTTACTGCCCTCGTATAACGCGATTTGGAGAATAACGATGAAAGTAAAATGTTGCTTAAGAAAGTAATTGGGAGAAAATATCTGCGAATAATGAATATACCCAGTTCTGAAGCTGAATAATAGTGGAACCTAATTTTAAGCAATTCgataatatgttatatatatatatatatatatatatatatatatatatatatatatatatatatatatatatatatatatatatatatatatatgtataaatttcttcattatatatgtattatatgtgtgtatatatatatgttatattatattatataatgatgaaatttttattgttcaAAACTAGAATGCATATTATCTTTTGTTACATCAAAAAACTTACTTAATTCTAACGTTTTGTACTGCGAATCCACATGTAACACATACATATAGCGCAGAATATAGCCGCGTTATGAGGGACAACTCtactgtatttatttattaatgtttATGTGGTGAATGTCACAGTATTTAGTGAGGCTATAATAAGGAAATCTACtgtcttaaatatagattccATAAAGCTTAATAGTATAATCctattttaatgtaaaaataaagaataataaattctatgcctttttatataatacagaAGTGATTGACCTACTCGTCAATCGCACAGGCCAAACCGGTGTACCTAGAAACGTAAAATTTGCACAGTATACTTCTTTTATGACGTAAGCATGAGATAAAGAAAGATTTATGGAAACTACAGATCCTAAAGGGGGGAAAATGGGTCAAATTTTTTTACAGGATAACCGTATCTCTATGTCCACTGAAGTCAGAGACGTGAAATTCGGCATGCAAACTTTCCACTAGAAATAAACGAACACGTGTTTGGGCGTTTTTCGAAATTCAACCCCTAGAAACTGTTTAAAAAGAGTttaaaaaaatagtaaatttaaATCCAAATACTGTGCGGCCAGTTGGCTATATTgtaaagtaaatttaataaaatccaAAACTCATGTTCGTAAACCGCTGTACATGCCATCTTCTTTTAATTGTAAATGAGTTAATCAAAGAGAGCTTGATGTACCGTGCGATTTTAATGGTGAATGATCTAGAATGGATGCAGtgaatgtattttattatcttgaTGATGGTTGAACTTATTTAATAAGATACGGATATCGTCCTATTTAATATACTGAAGTAGATTAGGCAGAGAGAGGTTGATATCTAATGGAATTTTATATTAGTGACGGATGATTTAGAATGGATACAGTGGATtcattttatctattttatagGTGATCTAGTTGTTGAATTCTATTTGATGAGATGTAGGTGTTGTTTTGTCTAACAGTTAAGTGGGTTGGGCAGAGAGAGGTTGATGTTTAATGGAATGTTAGTGACGGGTAATTTACTGCAGATATATATGCGACATTGATTAATGTTCGTTTTTAATTTGAAAGTACTTTGCGGAATAGGTCATGTAGTGAATAATATGATGTGATCTGTATCAAACTAAATGTTACGTTATGTAAAGTATTAAGTTTGATATAAATGGATCAGTTTAAGTAATTATCTTTGAATCGCTTCTTTGCTTACGTTGTTATTTTTTAAgcgattttataatttagGTGTATCGAGTGGTGATACTAGAATCACTCGACTTGCAAAATTGATAATTACGTTTTTCAATTTACAGCAATTCTCTTTCCATTAATATGACATATATCCTAATGTACGTTTCAACGTAGTGAATACTTTCCTAACATATTGATAAACATTCAATTTTATGACTGAAAGGTAagatgaattatttttataaaaaaaaaaatgaacaaaagttcttcctttcttccctATTCATTTCAACCTATTTTTAGAGATTTCgcaatatgcaaaaatatgtggtaatgcataaatatttcattacatATGTTTCAATAgcatatttaatatattttaattaatatatagtataaataattataaaaaatagtaCAGATAATTCTTTGATATACTACACatttaatatacattttcggataaagaagaaaatctTGGTCTTCGATGAATCGTGATTCCACTTAAACTCATACAAAGTACAAAGTATATACCAGTTATCGTAaccaaatattaaaaatattttccttccTTAAAAGATACAAGTTTTATAACGAAATCTAATCCCTAAATGTGTTATACACATCTCAACCATCATCTTCACAGTGTATTACTCCCAAGATTTAGACAATCTGTGAATATTACAAGTATTACATCTCATCAcacaaatattacatttaatgTTATTACATATAACATACTCATTAAAATGAATTAGCTAGGAAAGCAGAAAATAGATATCTTCTATCGAGAAATCTTAATGATAGAAGTTCCTTGTGGATTGAAACTTGCTAAaactaaaaagaaagaaaaagacaaCAAAATAATAAGTTAACAAATTCTACTTTGTGACAGTCGCCTTATGCAATGGCTGGCGGTCCTGCAAAATTTCCTGGAGGATTCGTGCCTGCTGGACCATTGCCCATAGCTGCCCCAGCTTATGGTGCCGTTCCTATGCTACCACACATGCCATACGCAGCTCGTCCTCCATCGCAAATCGTAGGTATCCGACTCAGCATAATACTCCCCCCGATAGAAACTATCGTCGTGTCAAAATAGCCATCAGTATCTTTGACATCGATTTCTGCCGTTTCCCTTtgcatatacagggtggttggtaactggtggtacaagcggaaagggggtgattctacgcgaaaaaaaaagtcgaaaatatagaataacaatttttcgttcgaggctttgttttcgagaaaatcgactttgaattttcgctcggtacgcgtgcactttatcgcgtctcgttataacggatctcactgtagatcgttgtctcgatggaaaaattaaagaaaaattttttattctacattttcgacttctttttaccaaccaccctgtataacccTGTATATGATTTACGTTTGTATATTAAAACTTAATTGTTATCATCGTAAAAcacattataatataaatcgaTTGTgggtggttgataactggtggtacaagtgaaaagggggtgattctacgcggaaaaagaagtcgaaaatatagaataaaaatttttttttaatttttcttttttaatttttccatcgagacaacgatctacagtgagatccattataacgtaccgcacgcgtaccgagcgaaaattcaaagtcgattttctcgaaaacaaagcctcaaacgaaaaatttttattgtatattttcgacttcttttttcgcgtagaatcacctcctttccgcttgtaccaccagttaccaaccaccctataTAATCATATGCGTAACCACGGAAAAAATTCCTGAAGCGTTCTTGTCGCTCCTAATTGCTCTTTCGAAATCTTTCTTCGCAGATTTCagtatttgtgaaagcgaaacgTAGCGAATTCTATTTCTTAAGGTCTCCTTTTGTACTTGATTTGATATGGAAATTAGATATATCTTTGTATTACGTATAATACGTAAGTGTTCTTAAGATTGTTGAAATTTCATGGAAAATGGTTAATCCCTTTCTTACTGTATTATTACACCATTGTATTTCTTATAGCACTTACATATCAATTAATTGGATTGcagaatattaaatttcgtatcgcTTAGTTAGTAGTTCTTTCATAGGACTGCAAAAATTTCACGCTGTGAAAATCATGTATAGAACCTGATAAAAAGAAacgtttcatttaaaaatgaGAGTATGTGTCAATACTTTTCCTGACCATTCTATTTACTTGAATTCATTGagaaaataatcgataatAGAAGATTGTATATAGAATATTGTGCcaaaatatttcatcaaaattCAAACTCttgataaatttataatatgactataatatacacatataccTATATATAGCTCTGTAATGTCATATAATTAAGCCATCAGATTTAATAGAAGTGAAATTCATTTAAGAGATATGTCATCTTAAAATTTCTCTTGTATTTTCTTCGAAACTACAATGCTTTCTGATCCAACTATCGCGAAATCTCTAGAACTATACGTCaaattttcatcaaattttattctgtataatttactattgtttattatagcagaattatagaattttgcagatattttaattatttgcaaCATTCTTCTCtattcaaattattataattttgttgCAACAAGGATTTGTTAATAATCCCCACCATCGCAAGATTAATTTTCAAGTTCTGAAAAATGTTATTAGAATACCtcaaaatttctaaattaaaataaaagaaaatgaacaCGAACCTCTAAATAATATCCAAAGCAAAAATCCATAAGTACGATCTGTTTTCACGAAAATAGTAGTATTTTGCAATTTAAAGCTTCATATCttcgaaagaaattcaaaacCAATAATGTAATGACATAAATTTCATATGCACTATGtcatattttattctaaaaaaacaaaatttttattatttctttaaggCAGACTAATGAAAGTAAAATTCATAACTACTGTATTTTCATTACTGTAAGGAATAAGAATAAGTACATAGAATAGTAATTTACaaatcaattaaattaataaattaactatttactatttttgagtgttttaaataatcaaacataaaaataaaaatatatgtgaaATGTATACAagtttaagaaatatatttattaaacacaTATATCTAAGgaagaaatttctttaatataaaattgatttagatacaatataatttagtATACTATCGCTTATATTCTTTAACGATAGTCGAAGGAGTaatgaataattatatttaattttagattCGACCAAAGCAGAAACGTCACATAACTGTGGAACACGAAGACACCATGGAAAGGAAGAAACAGACTGAAAGAAAAACGGAGTCCCCAAAAAGGATGTCTTCTATAGGAGAAGACCAAGTAGATCTAGCTCAAACATACACAGGATTGGACAAAAAAATTTCAGAAGAATTCATTTCAATCGCTATGGATCCAGAAAGAAAGTCGAAAGCTTCCAGTAGTCACGGTAGTGAAATCGGAACCGCGAAAACCTCTTGAAAACATGATATCCACATTTTCAAGTTGTATCGTGTTACTTTCGTAATTAATGTACAAAATTCTTCTACATTTACGCATGTAAATGTGCATAATTTAgtattaaaagaagaaagtttttTATCATTTCAATTATCAACgctttgaaaatttgttagaCGCAAAATTCATTGTATGATTGTAATTGTATTAAAGAAGCCATTTGAAGACTTCTCTCGAGgctctatttttttctttttttttttttttttgttatatgAGCGTACATTGTTACAAGTATATACAGGTACgcgttgaaattttaattaattgttgTTGTAGATATTAACTATTGACCTTTGGTAGCCTAAACTATTTTAATGATATCTGTTTAGAACAGAGAATAGATACATATTGTTGTGTTTctaattgtataaaaatgattatatttaataagtaagatttaaaaaattagtaaatttatttattttttatggtATTTTATACCAGCTGTTgtttattatatgtacattattCATTGCAAAATGCAGCAATATGTACTTGGAGAAATAACTTAGGCTTTAAAGGAATAACATATAACTTTGtgtatttgttataaaataattccaaaGGTAaactataattataatatttcacttTATATAATGTAagataaaagtataaattcaTTTTAGATGCACAAGACTATTAAAGCGTTACATTGGAAAATGAATAAGAAAAGTTAAAATGTTTTATCTCTTTTTAATGGTTGAAAATTATCTGTACTTAAAAACTAAAGTTTTATACTGCCAAAGTTGTCTACATAATTTTtagtatatattaaaatattatatatattgtatacatatatacatatatacatacttaattcttttactttataaatttgtaagaatatttttacaatttttatacttGTGCTAGGTTTGGAACACATCCTGCGGAAAAATGACAATCATATTTCACTtgactttttatttttctcgcgAGTCACTAGAGGTTCTTACAAGTAATAACATTTCTTTGTTTAATTAGTGAATATATCATGATCTATTTCTTTGCAATctaataaacaaaataacttaacttaagaaaaatataaaactgaAACAAGCTGTACAGATATTACATTTACCTTTTAAAACATGTTTTATcatgtttaatttaaaataatgattatacaataatatatgaaatcaatttcaatatagaattgcAAAGAgctaaaatgaaatacattaAAATGTTTAACACAATCTTTGGAATGTGCGATTGCATATAGTAAACTAAACCCCTAAGATATCTgattttaaaatgatttttaaaaaatatacatagatatattattaattacatataaagAACGTAACACAAAAccttactatttttatttgcataaaattATTCGAGTCATTTGTAATTATTGCTTTCTATAATTTAGCCTGTAAAAAGTTACACGTGATGCCGATTTAATATCGCCATGCTATTGTATAGTCGTAACGTCACTGCTCGAAATTAATTCGACGCAAAATCCatcgtgtatatatataacgtGTAACATGtcatgaataaataaatttaaaaaataaaacttgtcgaacgtaattattatcaacaaaTAAAGGACACGAAATACAGCGCACTCATCTTTAAATACTGAACATTTTattaatgaattataaatagcCTATATGCAagtattatttacatatttaattcGCTACAAACTGCTTACAATTATATGTAATCACATATGGCGTATATCTTTTAAAAAAGATGTGCATATATAACTAACATATACGCGAAAATATGTTGTacacgaaatataaaaatatctcacaTTCTTTTAATAGGAATAAATTTCACTGTTCACTGTTATTACCGTTGTAACATCTCCGGACTACCAACTACCAGGATGAAAAAAGATTTTTCTAagattattgttattatttttatttgtttttaattatctCGTAGACTTCCAGTTCCGTTGTCGGTAACAAAATTCCTTCATCTTACGCATATAATTCCTCCTCGTCCAGCTTATTCTTTTTCTGCATCTGGAGCACAAAGATAACGACCCTGCCACCACTATTCTTCTGTGGCATTTGAGGTACCTGATCTGGACGGAGACACTTTCTCCTATAAAGTGGTGTCTGGTAATATACCGTAATTTTCAGCACAGTCTCAACAAATTCTCCCACCTTGTTGGGTACAAATATGCATATATACCTTTCAAATAACTATAATGTATTTTCCCTTGATCAACTGTTCAGAATATTCTCGGGGCATTCTTTTTTATCCTGTTGGTCCGGAGACGTTATATTACTACTTATTGTTATCACTATTATTtctataacaaaatatataaaaatacatgtgtAAAACCATCACAATTATTGGAATACTTAATTCATAAATACATAAGAATACATCATACACAATACCATTAAGAACAATACCTTATCGTGAGTAATACATAACATAATGTAACAATTCTTTTAGATTCGCTATTAAGCGAATGAAATTATATTGTCGGcattccttattttatttcttttataagagataaaaaatttgttcaagTAATCTTCGTTTTATGTAAAACATATATAGAAAAGGATGATAGATTACAGTTTGTGTATTCAGTTATATTTTCAACGAGATGTATAAGGCATAGATTTTTATGCAGTATTACTATGAATAATAGTAACTTTTGTCAatgttactattattattactgttGTTGGTAttcgaaaaatgaaaatagttTTTAACATGTTGAAATACCttgaacattttaaaatataaatgtaaaaatacttCTATAAAAATGCTATTGCAATTTTAAGTACTTGGTACCTAATTCAACATTGGGGGCTTACTTATTATCTTCATATATTTTGTTGAAACATCTACCTGTATAAAATCTAATCTCTTTCTGCAGTCACTACATATAAGCTCTTGTGTTTCTTAatgcatattttataattatccTTTAGAAATGTATTGTATCGCATAGAATATAAAGGTACATGGGTACCTTACCACAAAAAAAGACAAATAGTtattaa is a genomic window of Bombus huntii isolate Logan2020A chromosome 1, iyBomHunt1.1, whole genome shotgun sequence containing:
- the LOC126866567 gene encoding uncharacterized protein LOC126866567 isoform X3, whose product is MENATIALDSTVRSQDSSNSKDSKESCASDLKPESCLESKHSKEILISEKQQRQQQPRTQQHPDDRQKLRSTEPKDDSNLLMFTSCGQLLLGVVLVVFGILVLVHGAALGGSGAGLWAGVGALVAGALGVVATLATSSSKTNSSFSTAHLAASLVALALSNMAAITALTAIVRDSQRTPEVTLLTVPDENSEAADVENSWAGLLASIGLLVTSVAELLVSGYSCLTLTPKLCGCLRASNVDEVTNDGRLKTRNMVHQWVTAQNHVPKSQPIYVVQPMLPMHPMIQVRPDPLPRPFVLGYYGSTSGELEVGIVALCNGWRSCKISWRIRACWTIAHSCPSLWCRSYATTHAIRSSSSIANHSTKAETSHNCGTRRHHGKEETD
- the LOC126866567 gene encoding uncharacterized protein LOC126866567 isoform X2; protein product: MENATIALDSTVRSQDSSNSKDSKESCASDLKPESCLESKHSKEILISEKQQRQQQPRTQQHPDDRQKLRSTEPKDDSNLLMFTSCGQLLLGVVLVVFGILVLVHGAALGGSGAGLWAGVGALVAGALGVVATLATSSSKTNSSFSTAHLAASLVALALSNMAAITALTAIVRDSQRTPEVTLLTVPDENSEAADVENSWAGLLASIGLLVTSVAELLVSGYSCLTLTPKLCGCLRASNVDEVTNDGRLKTRNMVHQWVTAQNHVPKSQPIYVVQPMLPMHPMIQSPYAMAGGPAKFPGGFVPAGPLPIAAPAYGAVPMLPHMPYAARPPSQIIRPKQKRHITVEHEDTMERKKQTERKTESPKRMSSIGEDQVDLAQTYTGLDKKISEEFISIAMDPERKSKASSSHGSEIGTAKTS
- the LOC126866567 gene encoding uncharacterized protein LOC126866567 isoform X1; its protein translation is MENATIALDSTVRSQDSSNSKDSKESCASDLKPESCLESKHSKEILISEKQQRQQQPRTQQHPDDRQKLRSTEPKDDSNLLMFTSCGQLLLGVVLVVFGILVLVHGAALGGSGAGLWAGVGALVAGALGVVATLATSSSKTNSSFSTAHLAASLVALALSNMAAITALTAIVRDSQRTPEVTLLTVPDENSEAADVENSWAGLLASIGLLVTSVAELLVSGYSCLTLTPKLCGCLRASNVDEVTNDGRLKTRNMVHQWVTAQNHVPKSQPIYVVQPMLPMHPMIQVRPDPLPRPFVLGYYGSTSGELESPYAMAGGPAKFPGGFVPAGPLPIAAPAYGAVPMLPHMPYAARPPSQIIRPKQKRHITVEHEDTMERKKQTERKTESPKRMSSIGEDQVDLAQTYTGLDKKISEEFISIAMDPERKSKASSSHGSEIGTAKTS